In the genome of Euleptes europaea isolate rEulEur1 chromosome 4, rEulEur1.hap1, whole genome shotgun sequence, the window CGCTGAAGAAGATTGTTCTCAAAAGAAGAAAGGGACATTTGGACGCAGAGAAGCTAAACTAGAAGTGAGcgcaatcttttaaaaatatatttattcacttgttattttatagtctgcctttctccttgAGATTCAACGACGCAACGCAAAGTTGGTGCAGTCAATAGAATAAGACATCTGATAAACGAAATCATAATAACAGAACATGTGGAACATGTTTACCACTAAGATGAGGGAGAATTTAAGGGGTCTTCTTTGACTTACTATTTCAAGGGCTTTTTGCATTACTTTGTctgtcccacccccccaccccccgacggAGAGATAGAGGGGTGTGAATGCGTGATTCAGATTAAATCGAGCCATCTATAAAAAAGGGCCAGTGTGATGTAGAGGTTTGAAATGGCAGATTAGGAttagggagacccgggttcaaatgtcCACCAAATCTTGATGCTCTTTGAGTGAACtcgggacagaagaagaagaagaagagatggtttttatatgccgactttctctaccacttaatggagaatcaaaccagcttacaatcaccttctattcctctccccacaacagacacctcgggaggtagttggggctgagagagctcggagagagctgtgactagcccagggtcacccagctggcttcatgtgtgtgtgtgttaagtgcggtcaagtcacttccgactcatggcgaccctatgaatgaaagtcctccagaatgtcctatctttgacagccttgctcatatcttgcagattgagggctgtggcttcctttattgagtccgtccatctcttgttgggtcttcctcatgtgtaggagcagggaaacaaatccagttcaccggattagcgtccatcactccaaaccaccgctcttaaccactgtaccagtcaatctctctttctttccctgaaCATAATTTACCTTGTGGTAATGGAGGTACATAGAACCATATATGGTGCTTCTTGGAAAAATAGATGAGGTTAAAAAGTGTAACAGATTATAGAAAGCGGTCGCCTTTTTAGTCGCAGATATAAGATGCATGCAAACCCAAGAGTTCTGTTTCTCGTGTTATGTGTGAATGACTGGGTACTGATTCAGGAACGTTGCCATTTTTCTGTGGTCGAGACAGATGTCCTGTTAGAGCTCCAAAGTATAATATATGTCTTCATTGGGTTTACTAATCTTGCTGTGGGACCAGACGACCATCTGAGCTATGGGGGAACTTCATGTGCCCATGGGGAAAGGCCTTTCCCTTCTTCTGTGTCTCCTCCACTGCTGATTTGAAGCACCTCGGGGCAGAGACCTTTCTCTTTGGTTTGGGAATAGTGCCCGAATAGTACTTGGAGGAAATAAATGAGCCTCGTTTGCTCTCCCTTATTTCCAAGAGCACGTCGGATAAACCGTGTGAACGAGAAACCGCCCAAAGATAAAAATAAATCCTTGAGGCAAATtgacaagaaaaagaaagacGGTCAAAAAAATGGATTAAAAAACAAGAGCGTGTGAAATTATTCATAAGAAACAGTCAGACCGAGAGAGAGAAAGCTGACAGGGTCAGAGGGGTGGTGAGTGACAGAGATGGGAAGAAGACATCTGGAGAGATGAGTCAGACCGGGAAAAGAGAGCCGAGCGCAGAGGCCCTTCTGACCAAGCAAGCCGTGGACGTGGGCCTGAACCACGGAGGCGGCCCCTTTACCTGTCCATGAGGGGTCTGGAGCTCCAGGTGGGTCGATGTGGGGAAACCTCTCTGAGTCACCAGGCTCTTAAGCGATGTCTGATGATCCCTCCAGACCTGAGGTGCAGAAATGAGAAGTGCCCAGGGGTGGGTGTCCCCACCCAACTCTCAACGCCCCCTTAGGAGTCTGTTTGTTTGGGGTGGAGTTACACAGCTCACTGGAGCCGTTGGCCCTTGTGAAAAAGATGCTTGACaccgtctccctccctccctccctcaggtcTATTGGTCCCTTCCTTTCTCAGAAATTCATCTTTTGACTAATAACAgtaaagatgtatttatttatttatttaaaaaaccccacatttattAGCAGCCtgtcttccttacagagctcgaGGCCATTTAcgacataaaatacataaaattaagtacactccctagcccacattgttttagcatgtccacaaaataatattgcacgaaataaatatatcactccttggatacaacagctaaagacgctttctgagaagcggatactgcgttatctgctgtcaaatagatcggtcaattgcgtgagagacgcggcaacttttctctttatagaatcaaggaaaaattaaatttcatttccccttcttaaagtgtgaagtggttgatggatagccagtggctctTAAATTTAGGGAAAGGaaaatgaagtacataaacacataaaaaccaaACTTTAAAAGTCTAATTCAGGGTGGGTAGTaaaatcgtggggctgccactgagaaGGCCGTCCCTTGTGTACAAACCAAACCAGCTGCTTTGATTGGAGGGCCGGCCAGGAGGGCCTCACCCTgtgaatgtatgggagaagacggaGCTTCAGATACTCTGGATATTTCAAAGCAGGTTAACAGCTTGGAGCTGCTTGAAAATTGGGTTGGCATCGTGGCCAGGAGTGCTTTttatcagctgcatctggtttGGCAACTCTCCTTTCTtagactcagccaatctggctCCGGTGAGCCATGGTTTCGGAACCTCATGGCTGGACCACTGTAATGCCTtctgtgtagggctgcccttggagaCAACCCAGAATGTATCACAATATTTAAACAGAATTATAGACGCCCAGTTATGTGTGTAGGGGGTGTATATCCATTTTCAAATCTGAAAGCCCAATAAGGTGgaatacctgcaagttgttctactctgggctatattagtctcccGTACAGCGCGTGCACCCTCATATCCACCTGATAAAACTCTCTTACAGCCAAACAGCAAGAGGGACGATTGTGCGTGACGAGGGTAAATCAGACCATCTGTCCCTCTAAGttagtatggtctactcagaccggcaatggctctccaggatctcgggcagaggtctttcacatcacctacctgcctggtccctttaaccggggattaaacctggatcacacatgaagctgccttatactgaatcagaccctcagtccctcaaggccagtactgtctgctcaggccggcagcagctctctggggtctcaggcagaggtctttcccatcaccaacttgcctgatttatttatttttttaaccagagacaccgggggattgaacctgggaccttctgcctgcaaagcagctgctttgccaccgagccacagcccctcgcctcGATCCACCAGATTCTTGAGCCAAATGATGGGGGACTCTCAATCTGAACAAATAAATCAAAACTGTATGCAGTAATCGGCCTGTGGAACCAAGCGATCTCTATCAGGCTTTCAACTTCTGCCTGTGACAGCAGAGAAAGTTTAGCCGTGAGGTTTCCTCTTCGGGAGAAAGGAAGTGAAGCATCGTATGTGgctcaaaaacacacacacacacacaacaaaaaaccAAAGCTAACCAACCGAAGCTGACAGCGGGAGATTCAAAATGTGACTTCTGAGCAAGGAGGTGACAAACAGTTTATTTATATCTGTAGAGCTGCCCCACACCATTTCCTGTTGACTAAAACAGGGGCCccttctctcccgccccccccccatcctgggcCCCGAATTTTGGCTGAAAGTTGCTTTTAAGAAGTTTGCTCTCAGCTTGTGTCGAGTCTTTCCTTAGGTTTCTGTTGACCGAATCCTCATTGAGAAGGGACAgttcagttgggttgccagcctccagatgggagaaaaataaagcaaTTCAGGCCCAGTTACACATCAGTATATTCACATCAACTTACATTCACATCAAAGAATCTGCTAATTCATTATATATCTCATATCATATCAACCTTCTAATTACACCACATTTATAACACATCTGTCAAATGTTCCATAACGTATAATAAATGGAAATCCAATTGCAATGCAAATAAGTCCATAAAGCGAATGAAGTTTCTATCCAGATGAACTGACGAGGACAGTTATCAAAAGTCCGTCTAGTGTCAGTTTGGTTTGGCCACgtccatcttttctttttttcaggatTCTGCTGTAATCCTGTAAAATaccataaaaagaaaaagaaaagaataagatGGGCCTGGCCAAACCAAATTGGCACCAGACGGACCTTTGATAACGGTCCTCGTCAGTTCATCTGGATAGAAACTTCATTCGCTTTATGGACTTATTTGCAATGCAATTGGATTTCCGCTTATTACATGTTATGGAACATTTGATAGATACGTTATAAATTTGATGTAATTAGAAGGTTGATATGATACAAGATATATATAATGAATTAGCAGGTTCTTTGATGCGAATGTAAGTTGATGTGAATGTATTGATGTGTAATTGGGCCTGAATTGCTTCATTTTTCTCACATCTATGGATCAGagcagttctccccccccccgtcttttttTGGGTATTGTATAACCTCCAGAtgggccctggagttctcctgggattgcaactggtTTCCAGACTATGGAGGTCAGTTCCGGCCATTAGAGATCCCCTTGCTGCCCCCGTGCCTTCCCGGGCGTTGTGCCCGAGTTCACTGGATGCCgtcgcggggagagcgaggcgacctctgatggtcggaaaaaggCACgcttaatcaaagcaaagccccgaaaaAGGCACgcttaatcaaagcaaagccccgaagcagtcggggggggtggggggcgaccgcgagggaaacagccttgcataaaggGCCAGGGAGTCTGTTTTCTTGGTCGCTGCTGTCTTCTTGGTCCTCTGACTGTGGCCAGGTGCCTCCAGAGCAGGGGTGGCTGGGGCCGAGGCAAGAGATGCCCCACGCATCGTCATCCCTGCCCACTGCACAGGTGCGGTGTGGGGGAGGATGTGGTTGGATTGAGCAGGACGTGGGCAGCCGCCAGAAGCTCCTTGGTCTTCGCCGGCAGATGGCTACGAAACATGCTCCGTCAGCCTCTCTTATGCAAGGGCAAAAAAACCAGGCTGAAGAGGCTTTGAACCCCCCCTTCCTGTGGGGACCCAGCAGCAGGTCTCGAGGTGGGGCGCCCGTGTCCAGCTGGGCTCTCTGAGGTCCATTTTCTGAATTCTGCAACGACAGGGATGATCggaggcctggagacccagccctacgaggaaaggccgagggagctgggaatgttcagcctggagaagaggaggttgagggggggacaggattgctctcttgaagaaTCTGAAGGGCTgtgtgttcctgttggcagcagaggataggactcgcaataatgggtttaaattgagggcggaaaggtaccagctgaatattaggggaaattttctttacagtaagagttgttcgacagtgggatcagctacctagggaggtggtgagctccccctcactggtaatctttaagcacaggctggacatgcacttgtcagggatactctaggccactttggcaataggactctatgacattgaagtccctcccctcctgaaaccacaccctcctaagtgtcccccccaaaatcctcccaccggtggcagagagggacctggcaaccctagtaatatggGAGAATATGAGTGCTTCGTTTCTGCTAGGAAGGCAGAGCTGCCAGCACACCCCATAGAAATGCAAAGAGAAAAAAGCCAAAACATGCACAACTCATGAGCAGTAGGAAATCAGTTTGGCTTTTAATATGTTTGGATATGCGTTCCATGAAGTATAAAGCTTAAGTAGTGATTTTGTAGAAATTCCAGTCCGTGAAGTACAAATATTGCTCTTCTATATACTTTGTACAAAAGTACAATATTGAAACATTAGAAGAAGTTCCTTCAAACCATTTGTAGGTCTTATGTATCGATATATAACTATGTAATACATTCATATAAGTTTACATTTGATTCTATTTGGAGTGGAGAACAGATTTAAATTTATTATGCATCCAGCCATCTAACAACTGAGGTGTGCCAATTCCCCCTAGAAAAAGACCCTCTCGTTGAGAAAAATGAGGTGTTCTTTATACGGATAAATAGGGTCGTCCCCCTTTTTATCAGATGTTCTTGTGTGCCTTTAACAATAATTTGGCATCGTGCAAAAAATTAGCAAGAGAAGGCGAAGGTTTTTCTTGGCATGGAGAAAGTGATCGGATCATCTACTTAACATGTACCTATTGGGATGCTGCCAGAAGCTCAGGAACAAAGTGGATATGGAAAGCTGACCACCCCACAGATAAACTTGTCTACTAAATCATACAAACATTTCCTTCTTTTGCTGCCTGAAAGATCAGGGGATGCCTTGCGTGTGTGTAATCTAACCTGACTAATCTCCACTGAATGTCAGCTCAGACCATCCCGTTCCATCAAAACCATTCGCACATTTAAGATGAGTCATCAAGTGCTGAGACAAATCTAGTGATATACATGAGTATGGGAACTGGTTAGTTGTGCTATTAATAGTGTTCTCAAGGGGGGGCCGTCAtcggcagagcgtctgcttggcgtgcaggaggtcccaggttcaatccccagcatctccagttaaaaggactaggcaggtaggtgatgtgaaagacctctgtctgagaccctggagagccgctgccgatctgagtagacaatacggactctgatggaccaagggtctgattcagtataaagcagcttcctgtgttcatgtgataggAGAACCCTCCTCCGTAAATATTTAATTAAAGACCAGTTCAACCAAAAAGTAGCTGCCAGTAGTCGCTGATGTTttaacacatgaatctgccttctactgaatcagaccctgggtccatcaaagtcagtattgtctattcagactggcagcggctctccagggtctcaggcagagaggtctttcacatcacctacttgcctggttcctttaactggagatgcccgggattgaacctgggaccttctgcatgccaagcagaggctctaccactgagccgcagcccctcccctagtgtGATTTAGTGTGATGACAGCTTGTAAGGATAGGCCCTGACCAAGTTTGTGATTTACTTGCCTCAACTCAAGGGGAGCTCCGCACGGCATTATGCCAAGCAGAGGTCGATTCCCTTGTgctgggaaggggtgtgtgtgtcaatggAGCAGGACAGATGTGGGGCCCACAGGTTCGAGGCTGGGTGCCGCCGCCATCAACTCAAACCACGGGTGCAGACATGACCCTGCGGCACAGCCTGCTAGGACTTATCCGGGGCAAGCCCCTCTGAAGGGAATCATGGCCCTGCTCTCCTTGAGTTCTTGTAAACAGGGCTTGTGTGGCTGATTGTGGCCCTGCTCGCGGGGGGCATCTGCTTTTTGCCCAGCCCTTCCGTTACTCCGCTCTCGACATTCTACCCGAAAACCCCGTGCCTCCGCCAAGTGCCCGAGCGAGCCGCCAAGTTCAGTTCAATGGGCGCAGCTGGATCAGGAATGCGCTTTATAGGATGGCAAGGATTCAGCAGTTCTTTACCCCATTGTTCTGCCAGCATTGAGGCTGCCAAAttcattggccatttttgcatggtaattagcagcatgttccaggctgaattgccccgcatattttttttgaattttgcactctgaaccgtcattccagaagtgactgcgaagccgatgcatacctgcttcgcattactaaagagcccatttaacgcggcCTTTGGTGTTggccacgaagaatccccctcaaggaacaatgcaaaacaacagaggcgcattagctatgcatatgctaatggatatgcaaacaagaacaaaggagcaggcgagcggaggggggagtggaacttctccttttgcgtcaggaccgtgaaaaggcattttttaagtagcattttaaaaaagaactttgcgcgagcatcaaaattgaccatgcaaaaatggccattcaGTGCCATATATAAAGTACAAGCACCAGGGGGCAGCTGAGGAGTATATGAAACTCATGTCGGAAGACGCCTTTTCCCATACCAGAAGCGACGTGGGAATGGCGGGTGAAGCTCTGAGACATTAGCAGGCCATGACTTCCGCCTCGCCTCATTCTTGAAGCCAGGAAGGGAAGGTTCACTacggacatttatgcatgggtacttggactcacgttcgcccccctgtctcactcggttgttccttggagttctgcacgaattttccgtccattagagttgacctcgctgccagccctcgcaatgtccggggtcttcccattcctgtgttaacccgattcttccttctcccctgagctcagcctggctgaaatctccatgcagaaggcaaagcaccgGACACAGAGACTGagtttctttcacagccaatcacaaagcagcgtgtaaagtggcggggattcaaatgcttcctgcttcctcagagctctttctgagctgaagaaaggctttttaaaactgaggcttggatttctccccccaccctttctttcagattgctccgttttttggtttttattcttaaaatacgtttttatgcagcaattggtttttttgggaggagggaaTCTTTTCTCACAGTGAGccctgtgaagtaagccaattacaaagcagcatttcaaggggcggggacttgatttgagcttggaggttgctggtgcagagattcccaactggaaagcgtgggtccagccaggaacgaacctcaggtaaaactcccatgcataaatgacctaaagcACTCTTTGCACACCCCTCAAGGTGTGTCCTTTCAATCGGCGATGAGGCGGTGACGTAgcccgacacccccccccccacatgtcttGCCTCCATCCACCCCAGGGCCAGTTCTTGCCTATGGTGGACCGGATATCCTCAGGTCTGGCACAGACAACCCAACACTTAAGCTTTCCCCCTTGTCTTGCACGGGGCGGATGGCACAATACCATATGCCAGCTCTGGAGTGGGGGGAGGCAAGCCAGgcctgagggaggggagggggcatgacCCCCCTGCTTCTCTCTCTGCCTGTATGCGTGTAGGTCGGTGTGGGAAGCCCTCTAAAAGtgtctctggtagggttgccaaccaccaggtggggcctggagatgttgCAGactatcccaggttcaatccccggcatctccggttaaagggtctaggcaagtaagtagggttgccaacctccaggtactagctggagatctcctgctattgcagctgatctccagccgatatagatcagttcccctggagaaaatggccgctttggcaattggactctatggcattgaagtccctcccctccccatgccccaccctcctcaggctccaccccaaaaaccttctgccgggggcggagagggacccagcaaccctacaagcaggtgatgtgaaagacccctgcctgagaccccggagagccgctgctggtctgagtagacaatactgactttgatggaccaggagtctgattcagtttaaggcagcttcataagtccaaaatttggggagggggcatggctcagtggtagagcatctggagaaaatggctgatctggagggtgggctctatagcattatacccctctgaggtccctcccctccccaaaccccaccctccccaggacccACCAtattcccaggaatttcccagcccggagttggcaaccttatgtctgGGGCAAAGGGCTGGACCCCCAAGTGACAGGCAGGAAAGGAAGCTCCCTGCCTGGGGTAGGAAGTGATGCCAGAAGGGTGTGACGGAGTTGTCCCGAGCGGACTCTTTGGGCAAAGGCGGATTTCGGCTCTCCTCTGTGCCGTTCCCACACTCGGTGGCTCACTGAGCATCGATCCCATTCTGCTGCTGGTCCTGACTCCGTCGGCAGAGCGGTCCTCGAGGCCGGCCGGAGCGGCGTAGGCGGCGTGGTGGCAGGCCGGCCATCTGGCGGCAGAGTTCCTCTGGGGGACAACCGGggaggggcaaaaggggttaaTAATTTGACGGAATCTATACTCACAGCCAAGCAGACAACTCTtcgaccattagggttgccaacctccaggcagtagctggagatctccagctatggcaactgatctcccgctgatagagatccattcacctatATCCACtcttgccattggactctatggcattgaagtccctcccctccccaaaccccgccctcctcaggctctgcccccaaaaacctcccgccggtggcaaagagggacctggcaaccctagttccaaaggTGCTTGCAGGCTGAAAACCCCCTGGGTTAGCATATGTAGGCCCTCACTGACTCCTTGGCCTCTGCCCTTCAGCTTGCGAGGAAGGCTGGAATGACAAGTGACCTGCAGCTCGGTGATTGTttgcaaagatttttttcccctttgcaaatGCAGCTGCTGAGGCCGCTATTTCGAGAGGCAGAACACTGCGGAGGTGGTAATTAACAGCTGTCTCCTCTCATGCTGTTTTCCCACTGAAAATGCCACCCACAAGCTGCTTTTACTGCGGCTGGAACCCAGCAGGGCTaaatatagggctgccaggtccctccatgGCATCATCAggagctttggggtgggggggaggctactgagttaccttgggccagtcacagttctctccaaactgtctcagccctacctacttcacaaggtgtctgttgtggggaggggaagggaaggtggttgtaagccgctttgagactccttaaaggtagagaaaagcagggtataaaaaccaacttcttcctcctctgtaATTTCTTATGAATTTGAAAGATTTAGATCTGACCACTGGGTCAAATAATCTCTGAGATCAAAcggatacatagggttgccaacctccaggtactagctggaaatctcctgctattacaactgatctccagttgatagagatcagtccccctgaagaaaatggccgctttggccattggactctatggcattgaagtccctcccctccccaagctccgccccaaaaacctcccgccggtggcaaagagggaccttgcaaccctagaccCCAAAGGGGTTtacgtcgttctcctctcctcaagtATGGTACTGTGGTTTATCATGAGCTGCCTTGTGTCTGTTTGTACAGAAAGGAGAAttgcagatattttaaataaCCATAAAAAGTGCAAACATGCTCAGAATGTATGTAGGATTCTGACAGTAGAGAGTTGGGGATCTCGCTGGTTGCTCTAGAGCAGGGCCTAcgggaacctttggaattctggcacagggtggagGGCAGAGCCACAAAATGGTAGTCACAGacgggtgccaacctccaggtactagctggagatctcctgctattgcaactgatctccagccaacagagatctgttcccctggagaaaatggccgctttggccattgggctctatggcattgaaccccctccacaaacccttccctcctcaggccccgccccaaaaacctcccgccggtggcaaagaggggcctggcaaccttaccgtCACAGGGGCAGAACCAGCCGCACAACGGCTTCCCCCACTtcccttcagccacacagtgaagatcctcgcTCTGTGGCGGCAGATGCTGCCAGAGCAATGGGCACATCTGCACAGCCGGTCAAATCTCCGATGGCCAATGGGAATCCtcgctggacaaaagccccacctcacCCTacccaagttttaaaaaattggcaggtgccaggaaaggtgtcagcagatgCCACAGCGCCCACGGGCAGCACCTTGGACATCGCCGTTCTATACAGAGCAGCATGTATCAATCTGGCCCTTCAGctcttccttgtttttttttttaatttaaatcattGATCCTCTTTATCATTTTTTTAGTTGATTTCCCCTATTTGTGACTCTTCTGTGGCCGTACTGCTTCGGCACGCACAGATGCCAGCCATTTCCCCCTTGAAGGAAAGTGACCTCGAGTGTACAGCAGCTTATCTCTTTTCCTTTCACAACCAAGAAAGTTTGTAGGGAAATTCCCCGCGGGCGCCGCCTTTACTCACCCTGCATAGCTTCATCCTCTTTGCAGACAATACGAGAACAGATCTCCTTGTTTATCATGTACGTTCTACGGACGCTGTCGACAGAAAGAACAAGAATAAGGATATTCTTGAGAAAGGCGCTCTTCCACATTCTGCATTTAAGCTAGTatcccacttgggaacctgtggacattgctgtggcttaatagtgtacctttgtggactttgttatattctggaattaccattacatggatgagataatatggggctgaagaaaccaaggtgaaacggccatcccccatctttggatttatattcactggattcacaccagatgaacatattatacaattggaaccaaccaactttgatagacttaagaagaggacttttttgcctggttattctataatccatgtatatattgtacattgtgtagtcactgctgttagtgtacattgtgtagtcactgctgtctttgatgttttgcacttattaacatttgcatttttgctacttggctctgtgaatttgtgtacctttcacccgtgctaatttccaaaccatatgatataggcacgggagtgcttttgttttgtttatattgaacctccaggtactagctggagatctcctgctattacaactgatctcaaactgatagagatccgttcacctggagcaaaatggccgctttggcaattggactctatggcatcaaagtctctcccctccccaaaacccgccctcctcaggctccgcccccaaaaacctccctccggtggtgaagcgggacctggcaaccctataaagaatTCCAAAAACACTGTGATCCATTTCACCGTGAAGGCCATCTCCCCAAACTCTTGGGGATTTCTAAGGGGGGCTTCTGTTGGAGAAACCATCACCTTCTTTCTTACCTGGTAACACACAGATAGCTGATGCACTGCTTCACGGGCTTGTGGACGGAGTACAGCCGTGTGCACGGAAACTGCTCTTCGCGGCATTCTAGGAGCAGACAGTGGAAGTCAGGGGCAAGATAACGTCACTCATGGTTAAgactcgtggtgtagtggttaagagcggtggactctgatctggagaactgggtttgattcccccactcctccacatgagcagcagagactaatctggtgaaccgggttggtttcacccattcctccacacgaagccagctgggtgaccttgggctagtcgcagctctctcagccccacctacctcacaaggaaggtaggaaggaaaggagatagtaagccggtttgagtttcccataagtggtagaggaagtcggcatataaaaaccaactcctcctcctcttcttcttcgtctggaGTGCCTCACTTGGTAtgttttttctaacagagcagttcctcagtggaacaggcttcctcgggaggtggtgagctctccttccctggaagttttcaaacagaggctagatggccatctgtcagcaatgctgattctatgacccttagacaggtcatgagagggagggcatcttggccatcctctgggca includes:
- the MFAP5 gene encoding microfibrillar-associated protein 5 — encoded protein: MNARRLSGEEAASEIHEENFQEPIWADPSGPTSAPECREEQFPCTRLYSVHKPVKQCISYLCVTSVRRTYMINKEICSRIVCKEDEAMQEELCRQMAGLPPRRLRRSGRPRGPLCRRSQDQQQNGIDAQ